The genomic window GGGCGCCCGGGACCCTGCGAGCCATTCTCGATGCCGCCGGCACGGTGCTGCTGCTCGCCGACCTCGCCGATCCCGGCAATGCCGGCAGCCTCCTGCGAGCGGCCGAGGCATTCGGAGCGACCGGCGTCGTGTTCGGCCGCCGCGGCGTCGATCCGTACCATCCTAAGGTGGTCCGGGCAGCGGCCGGGGCGCTATTTCGCGTCCCCTTCGCCGTTGCGGGCCCTGACGACGTCGCAAAGGCCATAGGTTCGCTCCCGGTACTCGGCCTCACGGCCGAGGGCGCTCTGCCGGTCTGGGAGTTGCCGGTCGCTCCGAGGGTGCTCGTCGTGGGTCAGGAGCGCCGGGGGCTCGGGGCCTGGGCCGAGCTCTGCACGGGCAGCGTGCGGATTCCCATGGAGGGGCGTGCCGAGAGCCTCAACGCCGCCGTGGCGGGCTCGATCGCGCTCTACGAAGCGAGCCGACGCCCCCTCCGCTGAGGTCAATTGTTCACGGATTGTCAAGACTACCGGGCCTCCGAAACGCGTGGTATACTCACCCCAT from Candidatus Dormiibacterota bacterium includes these protein-coding regions:
- a CDS encoding RNA methyltransferase, coding for MTMPPRLGERAPRLAAARSLLSPKGRAGARHFLFEGPTLLREALRSGIAIDEIYVTPAAYDATPLLQEAERSGVRLWSVSERAAGRLSDVESPTGIVVLARRAPGTLRAILDAAGTVLLLADLADPGNAGSLLRAAEAFGATGVVFGRRGVDPYHPKVVRAAAGALFRVPFAVAGPDDVAKAIGSLPVLGLTAEGALPVWELPVAPRVLVVGQERRGLGAWAELCTGSVRIPMEGRAESLNAAVAGSIALYEASRRPLR